In the genome of Vicia villosa cultivar HV-30 ecotype Madison, WI linkage group LG7, Vvil1.0, whole genome shotgun sequence, one region contains:
- the LOC131620442 gene encoding PKS-NRPS hybrid synthetase cheA-like, with protein MVHPDNIVQDDGVLNSEIVNVNNDPVIDVTPMINAVDVRQEFTNDRSFGSREQLIDWVPKEASKLGFGIVILRSDNGNSRRKAFVVLNCERGGSYVQSNRVLKHEDTGSRKCGCPFKLRATRRVDDMWRLTVICGMHNHALDVKLHGHPMACRLSREERNVISDLTIVKVAPRNILADLKRKKPDSVSNIKQVYNERHNLKVLNMGPRSEMQQLLKLLGDNNYVSSFRTSEDKVTVRDIFWTHPESIKLFNTFPTVLVMDSTYKTNKYRLPLLEIVGVTSTDKTYSVGFAFLECEKEDNFTWALGICKSLLVDQEVMPNVIVTDRDNALMNAVDTVFPTSTALLCRYHITCNVRSKLKPAVGTKDRPDENGKVVKAGVVVDRIMAAWRGILDAYSEEDYTEKLVHFRSLCGSIKTFCHYVESTILDKVREKVVCAWTNRVRHLGCTTTNRVESAHAVFKRWLGDSKGDLCRGWDTVNQMLENQHNEIQTSFGRSKTVMEHRYKGQILFSQLIYNISRTGLNFLFHEAKRSETTGTDSSLCGCTIRTTYGLPCACILAKKKKLSSPIRMDEVADHWKKLRFDDFDPPKENDSKITISDELEVIMEKFAKADDTTKMHIKEQLQKIAFSETTDLKLPSQPVKTKGAPKKSKITQDDTSTKRSPSYFEHVDASFSEIHETPKSTCSGNKGARISKPPRTPPIKKYRLSTLMRCHFLCTNISITSLMLEATEIVDIGPLRVCSVKGKIITL; from the coding sequence atggtgcatccggacaacattgtgcaagacgatggagtattaaattcggaaattgtcaacgttaataacgatccggttattgacgttactcctatgatcaatgcggttgatgttcggcaagaatttacaaatgatcggagcttcggtagtcgcgaacaattgattgattgggttccgaaggaagctagtaaacttggatttggaattgttattttaaggtcggacaacggaaatagtaggcggaaagctttcgttgttttgaattgcgaacggggtggtagttatgtacaatcaaaccgtgtgctaaaacacgaggacacgggatcgagaaagtgcggttgtccgtttaagttgcgtgccactcggagggttgatgatatgtggcggttaaccgtaatttgtggaatgcataatcatgccttggatgtcaagttacacgggcatccaatggcgtgtcgtttgtcccgcgaagagagaaatgtgatatcggacctaacgatagtcaaagtggcgcctcgcaacatacttgccgatttgaagcgtaagaaaccggatagcgtttcaaatatcaagcaagtttacaatgaacggcacaatctcaaggttttaaatatgggccctcggtcggaaatgcaacaacttttgaaactactaggcgataacaattatgtttcaagcttccgaacctccgaggacaaagttacggtgcgtgatattttttggactcatcccgaaagtatcaaattgttcaacacatttccaaccgttctagtcatggattcgacgtacaagacaaacaagtatagacttcctcttctagagatcgtcggtgtgacctcgacggacaagacttattcggtggggtttgcttttttggagtgtgaaaaagaagacaactttacgtgggccttgggaatttgcaagtctttgttagttgatcaagaggttatgccaaacgtcattgtcaccgatcgagacaatgctttgatgaatgcggtcgataccgtcttcccgacatctaccgctttactttgccggtatcacataacttgcaacgtgagaagcaagttgaaacccgcggttgggacaaaagataggccggatgaaaatggtaaagttgtcaaagccggtgttgtggttgataggataatggcggcatggaggggaattttggatgcatactccgaagaggattataccgagaaattggtacactttaggtctttgtgtggttccattaagactttttgtcattacgtcgaatccaccattcttgacaaggttagagaaaaagtcgtgtgcgcttggacaaatcgggttagacatcttggttgcaccacgactaaccgagttgaatccgcacatgcggttttcaagaggtggttgggtgatagcaagggagatttgtgtcggggatgggacaccgtgaaccaaatgcttgaaaatcaacacaatgaaattcaaacatcgttcggtcggagcaagacggttatggaacaccggtataagggccaaattctattctcccaattgatttacaacatatctcgaacgggtttgaattttttgtttcatgaagctaagcggtcggagaccacggggacggatagttcattatgtgggtgcaccattagaactacatacggccttccgtgtgcttgtatacttgcaaaaaagaaaaagttaagttcacccatacgcatggatgaggtagccgaccattggaagaaacttcgttttgatgattttgacccgccgaaagaaaatgactccaaaatcaccatctccgacgagttggaagtgataatggagaagtttgctaaagcggacgacacaacaaaaatgcacataaaagaacaattgcaaaAGATCGCGTtttcggagaccaccgatttgaaactgccatctcaaccggttaaaacgaaaggtgcaccgaaaaagtccaaaattacacaagatgacacgtcaacaaaacgatctccttcctactttgaacatgttgatgcatcgttttcggaaattcatgagacaccgaagtccacgtgtagtggtaacaaaggagcccgtatttcgaagccacctcgcacaccgccgatcaaaaaataccgattgtctacattgatgagatgccactttttatgcacaaatatatcgataacatcgttgatgttggaggcgacggaaattgtggatatcgggccgttgcgggtttgctcggtaaaggggaaaataatcacactttag
- the LOC131617102 gene encoding uncharacterized protein LOC131617102, whose translation MSDHLVLFVDRLVRPMPVEPLAQHPAQPAPEPVTPVNESPAGPSGSSEEDDDEGEEEPLLQMGECRICQEEDSINSLENPCGCSGSLKYAHRKCVQRWCNEKGDTTCEICHKSYEPGYTAPPPRPHPEETTIDIGGGWTLSGTPLDLRDPRLLAIAEAERQFFEAEYDGYAASNANGAAFCRSAALILMALLLLRHALSVTDADADDDPSTFFSLFLLRAAGFLLPCYIMAWAISILQRRRQRQEAAAVAATQVAFVLQSGQHRGLQFAIAPAPTVNPHQEQV comes from the exons ATGAGCGATCATTTGGTGTTGTTTGTGGACCGGCTGGTTCGGCCCATGCCGGTTGAGCCTTTGGCTCAGCACCCGGCGCAGCCTGCTCCTGAGCCGGTGACTCCGGTGAATGAATCGCCGGCTGGGCCTTCCGGTTCTTCGGAGGAGGATGACGATGAGGGCGAGGAGGAGCCGCTGTTGCAGATGGGGGAATGCAGGATTTGTCAGGAGGAGGATAGTATCAATAGTCTGGAGAATCCATGCGGCTGTAGCGGTAGTCTAAAG TATGCTCATAGAAAGTGCGTCCAACGCTGGTGCAACGAAAAGGGAGATACAACCTGTGAAATATGTCATAAG TCCTATGAACCTGGTTATACTGCTCCACCACCTCGTCCACATCCCGAAGAAACAACCATTGATATAGG TGGAGGCTGGACACTTTCTGGCACGCCTTTGGACTTGCGTGATCCTCGACTCTTAGCAATTGCAGAGGCAGAGCGCCAATTCTTTGAAGCTGAATATGATGGATATGCTGCTTctaatgccaatggagctgcatTTTGCCGCTCAGCTGCTCTAATT TTAATGGCCCTTTTACTCTTGAGGCACGCACTTTCTGTCACAGATGCTGATGCTGACGATGATCCATCTACTTTTTTCTCT CTTTTCTTGCTTCGAGCAGCTGGATTTCTTTTACCTTGCTATATCATGGCTTGGGCAATCAGTATCTTACAACGACGGCGACAAAGACAA GAGGCTGCAGCAGTAGCGGCTACTCAAGTTGCGTTTGTGCTACAATCCGGGCAGCATAGGGGTCTGCAATTCGCCATAGCACCCGCACCAACTGTGAATCCACACCAGGAACAAGTCTAG